Part of the Cydia pomonella isolate Wapato2018A chromosome 5, ilCydPomo1, whole genome shotgun sequence genome is shown below.
AACATTAAAAACATCCCTAACTcggaaaaaactaaaataatcaaacaaataaatgtgcCTTATCAGGATGCGAACCCAGCACTTTCTGCTTCGTAGACAGAGTCACCACCGACTAGACGAAGGCTGTTAAAATATGCTTTATGATATTTTTGTGGTATTAAttaatcaattcaaatcaaAACCGAGAGACGCAATATAGTTCGCAGCAAGTAATTAAGTAACTACTCAATTACGAGATCAATTATTTGTAACGaatcaatattataaaaaacataaatgacTAATTAGAAAAAAGCAAAGAAACTGGATATTACTTGAAATATTTAGTATGATGGTTTAGTTTGGtcgacgccgccgccgccatgtCGCCGCTCGGCCGCTCGCTGCTCGCGCTCGGCGCGCTCCTCACCGCCGCCGACGCCAAATGCAGAACAAAGATGATAGGTAAATGCGAGgttaccttacaataaaatttagtaagttttatgtGTTTAGTAACTTAATATTAACGTCTGTTTTTCAAGTTATTATGACACCTTTTTTGTTATTCGTTTTTTGGTATTCTTAGGTTATGTAACGAAGACGGACACCGGCTGGAACTTATATAATGCTGCTCCAGGAGGAGATGTGGTTTACTTTCCTAAGGTAacatgtatatataatattataaacacaCACATCGATAAAAATTTCACAACAAAATTAGCAACCTAGCTAAAAACAGCTAGTAATTTCCGGCCTGCTAAACTGTGGGATGAACTGCCGCCCGCGGTGTTTCCGgacccatacaaattttgagccttcaagaaaagagcgtaagATGGGAGCACTTGTACCCCTCTGGTACAAGTGGTCTGCACAGGTGTCCGTGGACgatggtaattgcttaccatcagtcaaTTTatctgttcgtttgcctcctatgacatatttttttgtcataatgtatatgtttattttgtttattgtaatgTCTATTGCATGAAAACtttgtgttttaaaataatttaaattcaaaaatctTCAACCTTTTTTTTCCATATGCCGCTTAGACCTACTACATAACAGAGACAGTGGGCGAAAAGATAACCGTCTGCAACAAGGatccgagcgcgccgcctccgGTAATAGAGGTGGCAACGCCGACGCAGTTCTCACAAGTGACCATCGCGTGTTATGAAGATTGCCCTCAAGGGTCGACTGTTAATGTGACCCAGTATATTGAAGACTATTTTGTGGTCTGGCCGTAGTTGGAAATTCTTATGGttgataattatattaagatattaatgttaaaaaaaagctGTTGATTTTATAAATGTCTACGAATTGCTTTAGATTAAAGTGTGATTTCGTAGAAAGAaacgaatattatttatttgtttaaacttgactaaacaaaatatatacaacaatataaaaacatcGGACTTAGTGCCAAAtagcattttctaccagtcaacaaaACTAGAACAATATATTGAATAGTACAGTGAACTGAGTAGTTTGGTCTCAGAATTAAATAGAGATCACTTCGACGCCGTCTGTGTTCTACACGTGATAGTGTGGTAAGACTCTAACAACCTATGATACAACATATATCTATATGTATACAGTACATAGAATACAACATTCGAGTAAACGACACtgcttaaaaaaatgtaatattaagcGTAAAACACTGAATAAAACGTCTTTAAAATATATCTTCCCAAAATCACTTGAAGCCAATATAAACCTGAAAAACTCGTTAACAGTTTCGCGAAGAAACATAAAACGTACTTTTTGTTGCCAACTTTCCGGGCTGATGCCTCAAGCATTGACACAGTCAATTGTTCAATTTTAAACCTTATAACGAGGGAAAtaaggtacagtcgccattagataCACATAGGAGCGGCTAAGGTGCTTAAAAacatctgaacatgcactttaacgtcTTGGTAATAGAGGTTTTGTGCAGATATTTGTGAATTCCTTTGCCACTCCGATATTTCTGATGGTGACAGTACAATGTTGAGTGGATAGATTTCATTAATCGATCTTGAAGCTTTGTTGCATAGATAATGAAGTCGTCGTAACGTAACATACCGATGCCAgtcttcaaaaatttattaatataaagacgaccagtttggccagtgggtagtgaccctgcctacaaagccgatggtcccgggttcaaatcctggtaagggcatttattcgtgtgatgagcatggatatttgttcctgagtcatgggtgttttctatctatttaagtatttataaatatttatatattatatatatcgttgtctaagtaccctcaacacaagtcttattgagcttactgtgggatttagtcaatttgtgtactagtgtcctataatatttatttatttatatttatttattatttatttatttatttaaacttcgtTAAATTAATCTAGAATTCTCAtcgttaaaatataattatgtatgtagcCAATATACTGAACTTTCAAATGCATTCAtattttcagtcgagtaccgtgtttaggcaacgaagcttgctgagttgcctaagtaaggtgcaaatcatctaaaataatactttttaccataaatacaatacaatacaaatcctctttattcccccccgtcccccgttctatggaagcgcggcggcacgtgattagtcaattttttttttatagttgactacagcggtatcgaaatgaatatcaTAGTTAAGTTGGGggtccatacatgaaaagtacgtaattatagtttggtatacgaaatcttaattcaaccataacagtcgacgagtagaaaaacagaTTTGTGTCTACCTTCATAAACAAAATATCCTCGTTTAAGTGAAAACTGTTGCAATGTACCTTACAAACTCTCCCTTAAATTTGCTTTATGTCCATACCTGGTTACATGtccaatttgtaaaatttaactGCTTTGAAATTATCAATGCTTTATACTTATGTCATTGATTGCTGCATGCTTATTTGCATggatgtagattttttttaaagtactacAGAAATAATGTTCTCAGaccagaatcgaaataaaaatgataaaatgacagaggaaacatattttttgagcTGGGACGAGGTTCTAACtggaaataataaaactatcgCCTCCACTGTAGTTTGAGTCAAAAATGTAACCATGTTGTACTGGTATAACATTTGTCATTTTTAGGAGTTGCTGTGTTCTAGTTTCCTTTGCTATTGTATAGCGAGGCTATTATATTTCAATCGTTTTTATACCTGTgcataatacaataaaaaccggacaagtgcgagtcagactcgcccaccgaggattccgtactttttagtgttttgttgttatagcggcaacaaaaatacatcatctgtgaaaattgcaactgtctaactatcacagttcataagattcagcctggtgacagacagacagacgggcggATAGACGTACAGCGGAGTGTTactaatagggtcccgttttaccctttgggtacggaaccttcaTAAACGAGATGGAACCTTTACGGATGAAATTAGATAAATAATGCTTTGACGAGTTTAGGTACCGTTCGAATTTAGACTGCACCTGCATTacttactgctgcagtatttcagcgtgacattactgctgactgcattactgccgaaAATGTGAAACGTCCGGGCAGCAACGTCGATTATGATatttgcagcagtaatgcagtcggcagtaatgttgcCTTCAATACTGCTGCGGTCGAATGcaaaaaacgtcaaatttcatataaatatctCGATAAatgcgattttaaagcacatcAAGTGCTGATTAGGGagtagacaatatagacttcaACTTAGAACCACGTCGTTTAATTCAATTCTACATACAATTGTCCTctagataatatttatttatttattataaatgctGATTTTACGCTCTACCTGCACTGTATACGTTACCAATGAAACAATTATTTAAACTCTTATTCACCCATTGCACCTCACGTTCCcatttttcaacaaaaaaacaccaactttataaaataaaacgcgTTAAAAACTGACACACGCCGAGCCGCGAACAaagcaatttaaaaacaaaatactttcATACTCTACCAAATTGGTTTTCATTGAATCTGTATAACATTTAACGTGCCTGGTACAACTTTTAAATTCGACGCGGGAAATTGAAACAAAATGGAAGGACGGTGTTTGATGATAAAATTAACATGTTCATGTCAACTATTCATAGACTGCCCGAAATAGAagttgtagatgtagtgtaTAGACACCCGGCCGGAAACAGGAGGCCTATCGATCACGTgttcccggcggcattcccacgCTATTCTCCgcaaattttcttgttttcctgcagaacagaaggctATCTTTAAGTTCGATGTCCTTTAGTTCGTTCTCCTTCAGGATGTCTCTATAAATATATTCTGCCAGTAAATGTGTGCTAGTCTCCTCCTTACAATAGTGTGGATAGGAGGCATCTCTACTAATTTCCATTATCTTAAGATGTCTGTTGTGAGTGTTATGACCTGTAATGATACTCGTCAGTAGTCTCAGACTGCTcttctttttatactacgtcggtggcaaacaagcatacggcccgcttgatggtaagcattctccatagcctatgtacagtcaaccaatttgaatcctaggtcactatagaaccttgtcgctttaactactagatacttgacacgcatcactcaataagaagtcattatggcatggttctatagtggcctaggaatcaaattggttgactgtacgcctgcagctccagaggagttacatgcgcgttgccgaccctaaccctctgcaccctcgttgagctctggcaaccttattcaccggcaggaacataacactatgagtagggtctagtattatttagctgcggttttctgaaATGGAGGTACTATAACCACGAGCGTGAAGCATTGCAAGTGATCTCAAAACGATATCAGATTAAACCGacccgatacgaccttcaagaaaagagcccATCTTTAAGccagcaacgcacttgcaacccttCTGTCACTTCCAACATCAGATTACtgaacacctgcaacaccatGCGTACAAACTTTATGGCAGTTTGGCTTAGAAatcataaaaattataaattatacccCAGAAAATTAAAggctaaataatattaatcacACATTCGAAATCTCTAGCAATGTACTTTAAATAACGGTGCCCTTTAGGGTAAAACCACCTATTCGTGCCCCTGGGCCGTCAAGCGGCACCCCTAAATCAGCGCCATTACCCACCCCGTATATCTCGTCTTTACTCTAACTTCATGCGGTAAATATTCTTAATGTACGCGTTTCAGTGCTTTagagtaatttattttattagcgtTTTTTACAGTTTAAGTTTAATTGCATTGCTTTATTCTTTTATAATTGGAGTTTGCGAGTTAACAACGATTGAATCTTTTATTCTTACCTTGACACATATTATATACTACCTATACCTACAAGTATAACACACTATTTCTCACCCGTGAATTTGTCCATGTATAAATCACAAAGTTTGAAGTCTATTTCACGTTTTAGAAGTTAGCTtcactaagaaaggattttaTTAACAACAGTTTAGGAATATGTGTTGTATTGTAGTTGTACATCAGAATTCAATCCAAGGTAGCTGGTTcatatccggctcgaaggaccaaaatGTTACTGATTAATATGCTGGTCCCATTGGTAGGTGTTTGTTGAACAGAAACTAGAAACAGAATCAAAAGACAGAAAGTAAAAAAGAAcatcaaaattacaataaaaaaatacaattcaaaaatgtacttaaaaaagtttaaaaagtaaattttatctaaaaagGTGCGTCGCTCTTAAGTATCTATACAATGTGACTATTATAAGTAAATCTTAATAAGGATCTTAATACAtaacaactattttatttaaacacattTGTCGGTTTACCGGATTCTTGGTCTAAAAAAGGAACCCCAGTCCTACAAAGAAAATAGTGTTCACTCATTCCGCCGTCGCCATTATTTTGCAACTTCGCCGTCGCGGCCACATTCATTTTGGACATGCACTTAGTGCTGCGGTTTCCAGGCAATAAGCGCCCTTATGCCTTAGATTTACCGCTGACAACGGAGATGCCCGTGCCAACTCAATGTTCGGGCATTTAAATAGACTAATGTTTTATGTTAGACGATAACTGGAGCTATATATTAGTAGAGCCGCTGAGGTTTTCTCGAGGCTCGAGGTCGAGgtatggagttcttcaaaaagTATTTCTATATGTTTCTCAATCGTCGGCATGTGACAATAAAAGTCATAATCatataaatttaacatttatgataacacttaTACGCTCTGTGCTATCAAATATCGTTATCtcaaattacattataatacaCCGTAATCGTAAAACAATAATTAGCTACCTCAAATGAAAATTTAATACGcgtttatatattaatatctaTCATTTTTTTATCAGTACTGGTCATCGTGTCATCGGAAGATCGGCGCTGGAAAAATTAGTCAATGAGATGCAGTTTCGTATTGCAACGagagggtaagtgaaattttgcaaacgaggtcttcagatgcacgacagccgcaTTAAAGACTTAGAAATATCAGTATTTTAGAAGTAAAAGTCATGTATaccttggttcgtatgaattaatgacacaataaaaaaactataaatccTTGAAGAGATATAGCTTTTTtgtcacaatccataactcccgcgggaacaatagatgcctttgtccttcagtatacctgcatgaaataagatctttttcgcgcaagtgtgatgaaaagcaAATTACGACAATAATTTCAACTGACTTTCCAGTACCACCTTCTACCTCAATTAAACAAACCCAAGTCCGAGATTAATTACATGCTCTgattaggtaagtatatttccTATATTTCGAATTACCATATATTTTGTGGTAACTCTTTTAGATACGttgataatatacatatatgtttcGAAGATCTAGTCGAGTTACACCATCTGAATCATCTTTAGAAAATTGGCGTTAAGTGTTATGCCGGATTACTCACAACTGTACGTACAGGATATGCACAATAAACTTattaccattaataaaaattatatttcgaGATTACTAAGGCGTACTGACGGCCTGAAACGTATCATTCGTGCCattcccgccgccgccgccacaaTGTCGCCGGTCGCTCGCTCGCTGCTCGCGCTCGCCGCACTGCTTGCCACCGCCGACGCCGTTTGCACTTCAAACGTACATGGTAAGTCTTGGTATTATTTgctacatgcttttattttacttgcaatattcgatacctacttcccattattcgattgagcttcACAAACATTTGCAATTTACATTTGCAAGTTGGGTAACAACGCAATATTGTGGTACCctcgagctgatttgatgacggcgattggaactctgtgataaaacgacACAAACTAATTGAGTTTAtgtttgttaaaattgtctTAATGAGTATTAAATAGTTGCTTGTTcaatgaaaagtacagtcagtgatgaAAGCATGTATGAAAACTGTAATTTTTgagaaatacttattttactggTAACTACACTGCTTTATAACATTGTCAgttatttagtaattatttggTCTTTATTTGTCCACAGGGAATGATACAGACCATGTGGAACTTTTAGGGCCATTTGAGGTTTCCAGTTCAGACGCCGAAAACGGGAAAGTCATTACTATTGAAGACGTAAGTTTTGTAATACATAAAATTGCATACATTTGCTTTCCTTTTTTAACGAAAGAAATGGAAGCCGTGTAGAGCCTTGAAAACGAGATACTGTCACTTAACATTTTGTACAACTAAAATTTTACCCACGATACAAacgttttaaattaaatcaacaGGTGAAAATATTGCAACCGGAGGTATTCGTGTAATGCTGTATCACTTGTGTTCTATGTGTGTGACAAAAAGTGAGATCTaagataaatatagttttttaaatcgaaaccAATGTAGCACTTGTATAACGTTAACGGTTTTTCGTGAGTTTTAAAGTAAGAAGCAGTATTCAAAATTtttatacgcgattaagttcAATCGTTATCAAATAATAacgttattttttgtttcatacGCAGACCTGCGGGTTTGGAAAACCAGTAGGCGTAACAATAAACGCCTGCAACAGCCACTCCAGCCGAACGTTTTCAGACGGGGAACCGCCACGTCTCAGCTCCAACATGAGTCGTGCGGAGGTGCGGTGCGAGCCCCGAGCTTGCCCGTCCGGAATTCATGTGCAAGTCATACAGTACTGTGATTCAGGAAACTATGTACCTAGACCATAAATATACGAAAATTggaatttcttaaatttatttatttgaccaAAGCGTAGCGAAGGcttacgttttgactcgggcaatctgctttcgtatgtccggatgttctcctctacaggtctaCTCGtacaaccgattcgcgtgaaattttgtgaccatattctatgattcAATAGATTTATTTTGTCGATCCAGATTTGATCCAGCGGATTCATGGTACGTCACACGTAAACAAATAGTTGTATCGATATGATAAGAGTTTCTTCCATGACAAACATGTTTACAGATTGATTTGCAAAAAAATCAGATATTTTAGACCGCAgatttagggggtatttagacATTTTCGCTATGGCGCTTGAACCAAAACATTTAGTACGAAGGCTACTGTTTGTTAAATTAAGATTGTTTACGAGTGTTGAAGTAAGAACTTggagttaaataaaagtaattgatTGTACCAAGGACTTTGATTCATCAAATCATCACATTGGTTTTTGTGAAACTACTTTAACTGCTCAATTACGTTATCATATCTTGTGGCTCTATTTGCTGTGGTAAGTATAGCTTTCAACATCTCTCATGAACCACACCTAATCTAAAGCGTTTGGTTCTGTTTCATGGCCTTTTGAATAGTTTGTCgtgtaagtatacatatatattcattatAATATCATAACTTTCCTCTTGTCGGCGGAACGTATATATTGTGGCATACAAATCGAAGATCAACAGAGTAACTAACTCTTCTTTCACTACGCCATCGCCACTACAAATCGGGATGGAACAATCGAGAAATAACCAGTTCACCGGAGCGATAACGGAGACAGTAATTGGTCAAACGGCCATCTCAGACAATCTCGCAGGCACAATTAGTCTACGACTGCGGTGCTCAAACTTTGGATCTTTATGGCCGAAAGCTAATTGCAATTGACCTTAACGACTTAAttgacggttacagtttacggttcaatttgtaatgggtaattgtcaattgcaattaacgttcggccaattCTGCTTTATGGCTGCCACTAGTTTAACACTGACATTTTCGCTATAGTTACCGCAATACCAACTGGCGACTCAggtcataatgctatctcctttacccttgttaagaccaaccgaGAGTAAAATAGATGGATGGGATTTCATTTTGGTGTTAAAATACTGCCGCCGCCAGCCGTGTGGCTAAGGCAGTCATGGTAATTGCTACTAAAGGAATGGTGAACGACAGCTTAGCTAGGACTTCGTgtaacaccggcttccgacacgtcggaagggaggagcccatgcgatatcttaccgaacaaatcgttctgccattttttgcggggggaaacatGCACACAGtggcacttctcactcactacatacaaaatccaatttgtaatgacgacacaaatacatagaaaatgacccacgtcaaagacaaatcttgcacacctcgatctctttttgtgcatggacgagtcacaacaaactttatttaacttgcaataatATGTATGTGAATTTGTGATCGCTGCCGTCAAAACGTTCCACTTCGGCGTTTGCCATAAGgtcgagatttgcttgtatcttcagacgttttgccggccacgGTCACAATTATAATATCTACAATTTTTATAGGCTGTACTAATTAAAGAGAGTAAAGagtaatgaattattattattattttacatttagtaTGCAAAATACCTGTagcttatatattttatatcaccCCTTAAGAGTTTGAGAGCCTCTGCAGTCTAGATAGTCCAGGAgccaattaaaaatatttccgtTAAGAAAGGGGGATTGTTTCAATACTCGCCTTTCTGAAACAAAACGATTTCAACCCCAATCCCTCAACTTTAGGTTCAAAATGGCTGGCAAGGGGAATTGAATGGTTGGAATGAAAATATAGAGTTGAAAATTGGTCCCGAGTCGAGTATGGATGTAGAAAATTGCGATTGGATCGAGATGAGAAAGGTTGATTGTAACCTATCGATTAGTTTGTTtgtaaatagatattttttctgaATCTTAAATCCAGGACTCGTAAACTTTAATGATTACAGTAAAGTCTCGCTTATCCGGATCATCGCTTGACGCTGAAAAAACGAAATGACTGTAAGTCACGATTTGCAAAATTTCTTCCCTAAATATATGGCCTCGaaataagtacaaaaatacAAAGCCGAAGAGTGTAATTAGGTAGATAACTAGTGGGTCTGTGAGCTTTGGACGTGAGCGATGAATCTTTCATAAGGTTACAAAATGTTAAAACAACTTACTTCTTACttacttcgttgagtcatttGCACAGTGTACTCAGAATGCTCTTAAGTCCTTTTGGCCAATTTTCACCACTTTGaacattttctgaaaaacgaaacgacagaaaaaaatggtgtaactactgaaattgcactcaaaatttcacgaaaatcggttAAGAAATGCAACCTGTAGACGAgaatatccggacatacgaaatcaGATTGCTCGAGacaaacggagaccttcgctaacgcgtCGGTTAATTATACTGCTAGTTATTTATATCGTAATAAGGCTaatcaaagtaaaaaatatttataagtgatTTCTATAATATGACTATTTTGTAGGTAGAAACCTCTGTGATCCGTCAACGGTCGGTTTTTTGCCCGTCCGGATTAACGAGATCCCACAAagtatcctatgtccttcctaGGGTATCAGACTATCTCTAAACCAAAACTCAAtgcagcggtttaagcgtggagaggtgacagacagacagatagacagagttactttttaAGCATTAAGATCAAGCAGGAAACAAACTCAATTCCATTTTTGAGTCTGAATCTTTCAGATTTTAGTAAGTTTTGTTTAATCTTTCATATTTCACAGAATTAAACAGAAGTAAGCACTTAATCTCCCTAGTGCTGCATTAAATCTTGAGATGCTGtattcaaaaacttatttagcatCTGTATGGCTGCATCCAGTTTAAAGTTGACCCCGCGCTGAATAACCACTTCGCGACTAAGTACCGGTCAGATTCGGGCTACACCAGatatactgctgcagtaatgtgCACCGCATTACTCCTGCAGTGAACCGTACCGCAGCAGTAAACCGTACTGCAGCAGTAAATCTGAACGgtactttttgttttttcaGACT
Proteins encoded:
- the LOC133518313 gene encoding uncharacterized protein LOC133518313, coding for MPDYSQLYVQDMHNKLITINKNYISRLLRRTDGLKRIIRAIPAAAATMSPVARSLLALAALLATADAVCTSNVHGNDTDHVELLGPFEVSSSDAENGKVITIEDTCGFGKPVGVTINACNSHSSRTFSDGEPPRLSSNMSRAEVRCEPRACPSGIHVQVIQYCDSGNYVPRP
- the LOC133518312 gene encoding uncharacterized protein LOC133518312; this encodes MSPLGRSLLALGALLTAADAKCRTKMIGYVTKTDTGWNLYNAAPGGDVVYFPKTYYITETVGEKITVCNKDPSAPPPVIEVATPTQFSQVTIACYEDCPQGSTVNVTQYIEDYFVVWP